TCGGATCAAATGATCCTTCCCTCTGGAAGTTTGAAGTCTGCTGCGGACATCGGCGCATGGGGTTCTGAGCAGATGTTGGTGCTTAACCATCGTTACGAAAATCCAAACAAACAGAGTTATGCCTGGTTGAATGATTTTGTTCTCTACAACAAAGCCTCTCCCGGCAACAGTGAATACAATATTCTGTATGGAAGTTACTCCCCGGCATTATCGTTTCAGCATGACAGATGGACGTTGGATGCCGGGGTAACCGTTGACGGCATGAACTATGGTAAAAACCCGTATATGATGTCTTACGGTATTTCGCCGAAGGCGACTTACATGCCGAATTTGACGGAGTATTTTACGACCCAGTTCAGGTTCTTAAAGCGTGACTATCAAACCAATAGCACGAAACCTAAAGATTCCAAATTTGCACAAATCAGCACCCTATATCAAAAACGAGTCGGCCCGTTGTTTTCTTGGTATGGGCAGGCTGTACTTGAAAGAGAAACTGCCGATGCTGCACCGACAACACTCGTCAATGTTGACTACCATCAACTTGGTTTGAAGGCCGGTGTTGCCTATTTGCTTCCTCAAAACCTCACATTGTCCGGTACGTTTGGTTATCAGGATAAATTGTTTGAGAATGTCGACCGCCTAACAAAGAATTTTGGCGGAGGAGATGTTAATCAGCACGATAAGCGTTATTACGCTGAAGTGACTTTATCAAAAGATTTCGCTAAGAACGTTACCGCTCAACTACGCGCCAGTCGAGTTCACAATGACTCGAACTTATCTGTTTACGCTTATCAGAAAAGTCTTTACACCTTCAACGTTATGAAGCGGTTTTAGGAGGGTGTTATGTTAAGAATGACAATGTTCGTTTTGACCCTAGTGCTTAGCTTTCAAGCTTTAGCTTCTATCGGGAAAATTTCTGCTGTTCGTGGAGAAGCGCACTTCCTTCGTGGTGCTCAGGAAGTAGTGATTAATGTTGGTGATATGGTTGAAGAAAAAGACCGAATTAAAACTGGCGCAAATACTCAGGTTCAAGTTGTGTTCAATGACAGAACCATCGTTACGATCGGAAAGAGTACTGATTTCTCAATTCCCCAGTATGTTTATGGGGATGCTGATACCTCTAAAGCCCAATTTAACCTTGCCAAGGGTGTTTTTAAATCCATTTCAGGTAGGATCGGTAAGTTGGCTCCTCAACGTTTTAAAATCAAGACGGCGACTTCCACTATTGGAATCAGGGGGACGACCTATATTGTACGAGTCGTTGGCTCGGAAACCAGTTTGGCGACATTGAACGGTGCAACCTATATGGAACTCAATAGTGGTAAGACCTATGATGTGCCTGCCGGAAAAGAATTGGTTTATAACATTGATACCGGAAAAGTCACTCTTCAGGATGTGTCGTCAACCTCAGTTTCAGTAAATACAGGCACTATCGGTGATGATAAAACTAAAACTGCTGATAATGAAAGTGATGGGGGCTCAGGAACCGATGGCGGTGGCACGACAGACGAAGCTCAGAATACAGTAGAGACCAACACCTCTACGACCCAGACAACTTCACAAAATGTTGAGACAGAAGACAAGAAAGTCAAAGTAGCTGCTGGATCGGATTCCTATACATCTTATGGTTATTGGCTTGACAAGACGACTCAAGAAAGAAGTTCGCCTTATTCTGAACCTTTATCGGGTGTGAGTTTGACGCCTAATATGCAGGCTGTTTTAGATGGCATTGGCTCGCAGTCCTCTTTGACTTATTCGGGGAACTTAACTGTTTTTTCAGGTTCGTACAATGCATCAGGAACGATTAACATGACCATTTCAGGATACTCAAAAGACGTTTCCGGGAATATGACATTTACACTAAATGGTGTTCAGTGGAGACCGTATTTTGATAGTGGAACAATAAACGCTAGCAGCAGTAGTTTCAGCTCGACATCCTTTTATGATGGAAGTGAGTCAGGGGCGAGCTATAGCGGTAGTATT
This portion of the Hydrogenovibrio marinus genome encodes:
- a CDS encoding FecR domain-containing protein — translated: MLRMTMFVLTLVLSFQALASIGKISAVRGEAHFLRGAQEVVINVGDMVEEKDRIKTGANTQVQVVFNDRTIVTIGKSTDFSIPQYVYGDADTSKAQFNLAKGVFKSISGRIGKLAPQRFKIKTATSTIGIRGTTYIVRVVGSETSLATLNGATYMELNSGKTYDVPAGKELVYNIDTGKVTLQDVSSTSVSVNTGTIGDDKTKTADNESDGGSGTDGGGTTDEAQNTVETNTSTTQTTSQNVETEDKKVKVAAGSDSYTSYGYWLDKTTQERSSPYSEPLSGVSLTPNMQAVLDGIGSQSSLTYSGNLTVFSGSYNASGTINMTISGYSKDVSGNMTFTLNGVQWRPYFDSGTINASSSSFSSTSFYDGSESGASYSGSINGKFYGSNANGVGGTFDVTRNRTKAEGSYAAKQ
- a CDS encoding tetratricopeptide repeat protein, whose translation is MKKISYFLFLSFLLPSFKAMAAVDFQSALQLYKDKHYEKAYEAFLTLADSDYTNVDYNYYLARAAFFVKEYNEAISAYERILIQYPNNARSKLELGRLYYEMHRYTEARKYLNDVLKTDAPQAVKNNIRYYLARMDQDGEKPTLNTVKATLLGSVFYDSNLNYSPESDQMILPSGSLKSAADIGAWGSEQMLVLNHRYENPNKQSYAWLNDFVLYNKASPGNSEYNILYGSYSPALSFQHDRWTLDAGVTVDGMNYGKNPYMMSYGISPKATYMPNLTEYFTTQFRFLKRDYQTNSTKPKDSKFAQISTLYQKRVGPLFSWYGQAVLERETADAAPTTLVNVDYHQLGLKAGVAYLLPQNLTLSGTFGYQDKLFENVDRLTKNFGGGDVNQHDKRYYAEVTLSKDFAKNVTAQLRASRVHNDSNLSVYAYQKSLYTFNVMKRF